The Sus scrofa isolate TJ Tabasco breed Duroc chromosome 4, Sscrofa11.1, whole genome shotgun sequence genomic sequence CATGACAGAAGGTGAATTTCAAGTTACCAAGGTCAATCAATGCCATATCCAAATAAGgcaacaagtttttttttcactttctttatctTTGAAGTGACTTAATCACTTTGCTTATGGTGATTATAATTCATATcagcattaattaaaaaaaacctgttagcATGTATTAGTCTGTGAGGTGGTCAAAAAGAGCTGAAAGCAAGAGGGTTTGGCAACAACACAAAGAGAAGATTGTCACATGACTAAACAGCATGGCAAGCCTTGTCACTCTTGTTACCTGTTAAGGACGGATCCTCAGTCCCATCTCCTGCAATCTGAATGTCAAGCGGAGACTGGTGATGGGGCTGCCTAagctttcttcttgttctttcagGGATATGGAATTTTTGTGGGGAGACTTGTGGTTTGTGTTTTCATGGGGGTTAACCTCTGCTCTCTTTCTCGGAAGCGGCGTCGGTTTGGCAGGCTGGAAAACCTGGCTGTGGGGAGCTATGGGATGGTACgatggtttctcagcttctccttcaccctcctcctcctcgtcgtCAATCACAACCAGCTCAGCACGGATGATCCCGTCATACCCTGTTAGaagcttcttttcttcctcactaTCGTCTGCCCGCTGATACCCCATGAAAATCATCGTCACAGGTTCGGTATCCTCCACGTCAGAAGGCAGGGAATGAACAATATTGTATCTGACGTCTTCCTCATCCTCCTGGCAGGTTGGTGAAGAACCCTGGCGTTCTGACTTCCCAACTGGTGCTTCTCCAGGACTCAGTTGTGACTTTGCAGAGGGAGCACACTTGTCCTGTGTCACATCTGATTCTTCCCAAGGAGTCATCTGCCTCTTTTGTGGGCTGTGGGGCCTCTCCTCTGCTTGTTGAGTCATTGATCGGGGGTGGGGTATGGGCCGAATGGGACTGATGTGATTGACGCTGCTGCCCCTCTCCTCTGAAAGCCCATTGTTCATAGTGTGTATGGATCCATTCATATCCTTACCCAGTCCACGAGCTTTCATCTTTATCCTTTCTTGAAAGTTTGGTCCAGGAgttgccttctctctctgtggAGTTGTAGGTCTGCAGAATGGATTGGCATATACAGGATCATGATACTCTGTCGGGGATTTAGAATTTCTCTCCGAAGCTTGTCTTAAAAGATCTTCTACTTCAACTGGTGCCAGGCCGTCGGTGCCGTTGTATGCTGCACTGTGATTAGAGCTCACTGCGTATACTGACTTTTGCCCATCATCATAAACTTTTATCCCTGTACCTTTAAAGTCATCTGATGGAAGAGGTATTGAAGACAGGACTGTACTTTCTCCAGTCTTCAAGTCTTTTTCAACTTTGATTTCCATGGCATACAAAGCTGTTGGGAGACAATTTGATCCTTGATTTAGTTAACTTTTTCTCTTGTAAACTAGCTTGCTTTTTTGCAGtgttaatttttataagaaatataccCTTTGATGTTCTTTTATgagatatcttttaaaattttccaattttattcatTAATGATATAATGACAAGCACTTTCATGACATGGGTTTTTCTGTAAAGATGTGTGGAATTGTTGAAAGATGGGAAGGACTAAAGAAGAGAAGCTGGGAAAGAGAAACGAATGGTTCCAACTGGTAAGGATTGTCACTGGGGAACCAAAATATCTCCTCTTTCTAATTAATAAATGCAACACAACAGATTTATACCCTTTGACACTGGCCAGTGGGAggaaggagtttttttttttttttttttttaaagttaggaaGAATTACTCTGCATTCCTGTAGTTAAAAGGCCTAGCACAGGTTATTTTACTATGTTACACCCTTTGCTGCACAGACCAGCAGCCTGTTGAAATCAGAGAAGAGCATTCTAAAGTTTTCCCAACAGGGAGGTTGTTTAAATGTAGAACTGGTATTGAAGAGTGAGGAAGAAGGCTAGAATCACATGCTTCTCATTTTGCCTTATGTTCCTTTTCGTTTTCTGGTAGAAGAAGggctaaaaatagagaaaagtcaGCTGTACTAGAACAACTGAATTGGGGAGAACTGGTTGACTTGGGGGAAGCTGAGATCCGCGTCTTGGCCCTGGCAAGATCCTGGGATGTTATCTGGCAGAGGAAAGCGAGTGGGATCCTGGGCAAATTTACACTGTGGCACCGCTTGTTTTATTgtgtcccctccttcctctctgaacATAGCTTACGTTTCATCTCTCCTCTGTCCGGGTGGTTCTTGGTCTTCCCTGGCTACTCAACCAACATGGCAACACCCTCACCCCCACTTGTCCGTCCCCCTTCTCTGCTTTATTCTTCAATTTAGCATTTTCACctcttaacatattttatttatgtaccgaattttaatctatttttttttttccccgttagAATGtcagctctgtgagggcagaggtttttgctgttttattcacTATTGTATTCTTAGTGAGAAAACTGAGCTTGGCATAGAGTAGGGGTTCACGGGGagtatgtgttgaatgaatgaatgagtgaatgaataaccACTTCCTGCAGATAGCGTGTAGCTTCTCTTTTCACTCTATAATTCAAAGTTTCCCTCTCTGCCTGCACACCAGCCTTCATTTCCCCAGGGGCTTTGAAGTATTCGTTTCATGCAAATCATTCTCACATGGTGGGTAAATAATGCCTACCCTTCTTAAggggaatattttctttttattcatttcctttcattttattctggTTTCTACTACATGGAATATGTTGGGAGAGAGATTTTTGAGAAGGGCTTTGCGTTAAGAGCCTCTCATATTATTCAGGCCTTTATCTTCCCTATCCTTACCGAGTTTGCTGGAGAATAAAATGCATGGAATAAATATTACAACCCCACTATCCCTACTTATGCAAGTGACTTCCATACCTCATGGAACTTTGTAAAATGGACCATTGCTTAACCTGGAAGGATAGGACATCATAGCGATTTGCTAATATGTGACACTGTAAAATCTGAATTTGAGAACCTACCATTGAAGACAAATTTTTTCATATACCTTTTCTATTTTGCTCATCGTCTTctattccttcatttctttccttccttaatcTGGAAGGTACGTAGGATTTTGGAAGGTCAGGGATATTAGCATAGATGTCCTCAATTGACGctgtaaaattaatattaattcagaattcatttagaatatattaataataaagggAACGTTTCAGTAGGCTTATCAAAAAATATCTTAGTTAGGCATGACAGTCTGCTCAAAAACATACCTCctgatgtttcttctttttctaccttcacagactataaagaaaaagaattctccatgattaatacagtttaaaaataaattctaattgtGGATATATTATGAAGAATTATGTACTCTTTGTGAATTGTTTGGTGAAGgactcaaagttttaaaataagctaATGCTCACCCTTATTATGTCTTCTGTTGTCCTCTCCACTgattttagtttctttaaaattgCCTCTTCGTTGGTTGAGATTTGCAGCTCAGCCTTTTCAAGATCTTGGATCTCTTTCTCAAGTCTGACAACAAAAAGACGCACTTTTTATTGCTCAAGACAGTACAAATACAGAGCTCTCCACAACCTCTTCTGTATTTCCAAGCTTTGCATGGAATATTACACATAATATTCCAGATACCATCTAAGAATGTGACATTACACCCAATATCACATTAAATACAGCGAAGATGCTTAATACCTGACTTTGGCTTAATTGTTTTTCAttcaagtttttttcatttttcatttttgacagaGGGAATCTTTGGGTAAAATATTTGAGCCTCGATCCCAATCGGACTTTTCTTCATTGCAACCACTAATGTTACTTCCAAGTGAAATAGGGAGATTTCTTTCATAAAGAGACTGAAGTTTAAAGTTGGACCAAAAGGAACAGTCCATCTGTCATTATCCTGCAGATTGCCAATTTTTCTTACACGAgttcccatataaattatttggaaaaaaattataattttttttctagccaaGCAAGACATTATAATTATTAAACTTGATTTAAAAGTCATAACTATTTAACACTTAAAAACCGTGCATATCCTAACATTGAAAATGACACTTCATTTTAATCTCCCAATTTTCTAAAAGTGAGTAAagagttgaaaaatgggcaaaatctAGTACAGTGGCCTCAGCTGCTACTGTTTATAGAGACTACAtttcctggggggaaaaaagttctTACGTGGCCTGACAAAATGTAAGGGAACTCATGAGGACAGAAACAGACCTGTGAAATTGGGTCGTCGCAAACATTCGGAGCTGGTATCTTGAGCAGCTTAGAGCTGCCTGTCAGATTCAAGTTAATTCAGGGTGTGGCCTGGTGACCTCTATTCTAGATAAAAACACACAACCACTGGCATTCATAGAGTTAGTAAAGCTGGTCCTTGGCAGCCATGAAACACATGTAGTTTCTCAGCCAAATACTCTAAGCTCTGAAATCAGCTGCCTTGGAGGATGGCTGCCTAGATATAGCAGCTAGTTCAGGAGATGGGTGGATGTTAGTGTCAGCTAAGATAACTGTCAGCTTTCTCaacttccctctctttttttttttttttttttttttttgtctttttctagggccgcattcgcggcatatggaggttcccaggctagggggcgacaccagagccacagcaatgccagatccaagccgcttctgcaaactacac encodes the following:
- the PALMD gene encoding palmdelphin (The RefSeq protein has 1 frameshift compared to this genomic sequence) encodes the protein MEEAELVKERLQAITDKRKIQEEISQKRLKIEEEKLRHQHLKKKALREKWLLDGIGSRKEQEEMKKQNQQDQHQIQVLEQSILRLEKEIQDLEKAELQISTNEEAILKKLKSVERTTEDIIRSVKVEKEETSGASIEDIYANIPDLPKSYVPSRLRKERNEGIEDDEQNRKALYAMEIKVEKDLKTGESTVLSSIPLPSDDFKGTGIKVYDDGQKSVYAVSSNHSAAYNGTDGLAPVEVEDLLRQASERNSKSPTEYHDPVYANPFCRPTTPQREKATPGPNFQERIKMKARGLGKDMNGSIHTMNNGLSEERGSSVNHISPIRPIPHPRSMTQQAEERPHSPQKRQMTPWEESDVTQDKCAPSAKSQLSPGEAPVGKSERQGSSPTCQEDEEDVRYNIVHSLPSDVEDTEPVTMIFMGYQRADDSEEEKKLLTGYDGIIRAELVVIDDEEEEGEGEAEKPSYHPIAPHSQVFQPAKPTPLPRKRAEVNPHENTNHKSPHKNSISLKEQEESLGSPIHQSPLDIQIAGDGTEDPSLTALRMRMAKLGKKVI